Genomic segment of Tiliqua scincoides isolate rTilSci1 chromosome 1, rTilSci1.hap2, whole genome shotgun sequence:
ggtgccaatgggtcatgtgctgcatcctgcagttgggtggcacgcACAGAGTCTTCCTCAaaataaggtaatgtttgttcccttactttggagcttcattgcccttatgtcggtgctggaaagtgggttagaattatGCCCTATGTATTTGCAGCTCAGGTGGGGCAGGTAGAGAACTAGAAAACAGGTTTGCTTAAGCAGCACATGATCAGCCTCTTGCTATACTTTTGGTGCACAGAGAGAACGTGTTCCAAATTCTATATGCACACCCTTCTACATCTAGTTGGCAATTATCCAAGtcatactgtgtgtgtgtatgtctctCTTTTAAAAAGGCACAAGAATAGTTGCCTCCTTAAAAATTGCATCTTTAATGAGTAGTTTTCCAGCCATTATTTTACATATTTCCTTCATGGATACTTTTTTTTGGCATCATTAGAGTACTATGCAGTTGCTAAGTAAATGACATCAGACAATACTTGCGTCTCAGTACTAATCATGAAAGCACACATGGCAGTTTAGTATTAAGAGTGAGCTATAGAAAGCTTTAGCATTCCAGTACCAGACATGTTTATTTTCCTTCTCTAAAGATTTGTGCAGAGGTGTTACATCAACATTAAAGACCTGATTtggggggtggtgggggtggtgctAGACTCTCCTCATTATAAAAACTGAGCTTATGAGGACTACCAGAATTTCAGATATCTGACCTTCATTCACATCCACATTGTGACTTCCGGAGACATCAAATACAAGTGAATGGAACTGAAAATGTCTCCTCGCTCATCGCTGAAAGGTGGTTGTGGGAAATACAAGTTTGCATGTTTGACAACGAAGTGGCAGGACTGAAAGAAGCACCTCACAGCAAGGAACTCTTGCATGCCCTTCATCGTTACAGATTTAGATCAGGAACCAGATGGCTCCTAACAAGAGAAATCCTCAAAAAGACTGATTCAGTTTACTTCCTCCTCTCATGCAAATCCTGTCTGAGGGAACAGATCCAAAAGTGTCCATGTTCCTCAGACAAAGGGTGGCACCTGTGCGTGGTACTCTGTAATTCCATGTTGGCAGCACAGGAATAATGACAAGAGGAGAGGCGGGGAGAGAAAGGCTCTCTTAGATAAAGGCCTGGAACCACTGGCATGATATCTTTTCTACCACACAAGCTGATGTGTAACTAACCCTGCCATAAGTATATGGAaaactctctcccccctcccctcataaAAAAAACTTCCAAGTAAGAATGATAAAGTACTGTAGGGTAATAtctgaaatatttatatacataatTTTGTCTTTTGTTGGAAGCGTCTTCTAGTCAGACAGTGGCACTTCGGGGTCCCTTCGACACCATTGCTTCACCCCTGCCCTTCCACTTCTCAATAGACAGAGCTGTTTCTGATGCCACAGCACAACACCATGCTCAGGATCATCTCAAAGATCTGCAGACCAAGAGGGGAAAACAGTAAGATGCCAGCTCAGAAGCAGAAGTTACACTTCCATACAAAGTAACTACTGCAGGCAGGTCTGTCCTGCCTACACACCCGCTTACTCCTATTTAGACCTGCAAGAATTCCAGAGAGAAGCCAATTCTAGCAAAGGATGCAGAACTGATTTTCATTTAAGAACATTATCCcaaattggttttttttttaaactccaacTACTTTTTAACATTGCTTAgtagaaaacatttaaaaacccACACACAAACTTTTAGATTGAATTGTGCTGCTCAGTATTCCTCCAAATTTCACGTTTCCCTCATAAAGGTTTTCCTTTAATGGATTTAAAGTTGATAAATCAGAAAATATATTTCAACTATATTTTTCAGAAAATTAATACCAATTAATAAAATTGGAAATGAAAGCCTTCCTACAGAAGATAAAGGAGAACATCCAAGAATCatagaaaaagaacagaaaggaaccaaacacattttttttttttaaaaagggccaAAATTTTAAGACCATCCTTTATCTTCTgtaggaaggaagagagaaaatttTCTGGCCCTGCTTCTCGAATGGCACAGAGGCCTAAGCACATGTTGAGAAtattccctcccccttgctgcCTAGGGAAGAGAAATTCTGACCTAGttctgcaaaggaagaaaaaaggagaaaCTGGCAACTTTGGGAGGGAAGACTTTTTTAATCGAAGCCCATGAACTTTGGCTTCCCTAGGAGTAAAAACATCCCTCTGGGGCAAAGATTACAAGATTACACAGCCACCAAATTGGGGATGGGCAGCATTTGCCAACTCTCTAACCCCATATGCAGTTCAGAGGTGGAGAGAAGATCGATTTGAGCTACCCAGGTCCCCAAGCTTCCCCCTCATCATGCCTTTGCTGGCCTCCCTCACTCCATCATGCCAGAAGCCAAGTCTAACATACAAAGCTGAGCATGCCTGGGAAAGCACACTATGATTTTGTCCAACAGATTCTCACCTGCTGGTCATGTGTTCTGCCTCCACTACTTACCATGATCACAGCCACCACAATGGCAGCAATACCAATCAGGTACAGCTTTCCTGAGAACAATTCATCAATCTTATTGTGACAGTTGAAGTCCTACAGGAGAAATAATGCATGTAAACAGGTAAATGTTCTGTACAAGAACACTCTTTCCTTCCAACCACCATAGTATAGCCATCAAATAATTAGTTTTGATTTTTAGAGGCAGAAGTAAGCCTATTCTGCAGCACACGTTTCCTGTATTACTCTAAGTGAGGGCCTTCAAAACAAAAACTTTAGGAGTTACGGTTCCTACTCAACAGTTAATTGAGCAAGATTCTTGAAAATATATACTGGTATTCTGCCACAAATGATATACAGTATGAtggaattatttgaaaataccaagattttacaatttTTGCCAGTAGCCGTGTCACCCCCCTGAGCGCGTcacacccagtgcagtccacacccccatAGTAACTCCACTGGTTCCTTTCTACACTGATAACATTCATGCGTGCATTTTAGGCATTGACTGAAAGACCCAGCACTGGAGTGAAGGGCATGCTGCAACCATCCCACAGCAGAGGCTAGTGGTACTGGTTAACAACTGGTGTACCACTTTACCTTCTCACCCCCAATCTTCTGAAGTTTTGTTGGAGAGAACACACATACCCATTGAACACCATGGTTGTAAATAAGATATTTTCCTTACAGTGCTTAAAACTTCATTAAGGTTTCTCTTAGGGCAAAGGTCATTGTCAGTAAATACATTGACTGCAGCTCCCACGGTAGTCGTACCACAGCAATTTAGCTGCAAACAGAAAAAGGCAGAAATCAATCAAGTGCAGACACATCCCTCTCCAAAGTTTGACATACATTTTTCAGATTGGTCACCGAGAACTTCCCACAGCAGATTCTAAAAGGAATACAATGCAGTGGTCATTATGAACAATCATTCATCACTGAGGCACTCATTCTAATGTTACTGAACACCTGCTAAAGATGACCAAAACATCACTAGTACAATATGTCACCTGGAATAAAATTAACTTGAAACAACTAACATCCAGAGAAGAAAGGAATCAAATCAATTTTTTCCACTGCTGCTAGGCTCAGCTACTTCAGTCAGATGCCCTAACCATATGTTCTTCCATATTACCTGGAGTGGATTCATGCATCATATAGAAAGAGACAAGAGATGCATTGAGGCAGGCATTCTAACAgtatccaaagggggggggggagatctcaaCCAATTCGTCCCTGCACTGGAGGCCTTGAAAAGTTTCAAGTTTTGACAGGAGGTTGGCAACCCTATACAAAGAGAAACGTGAAGCTTTTGCAGGAAGCAGTTTCTCCTCTATTTCCTCCTTTAAGGACTTCACTAATGACCACACATTTCCAGCGCAGTCTAATGAAAAGCAGCACTGGATTCTCTTTGGTAGACCTCATTTCCTGCCACCATTTCTTCTTGGGATAAAGTTTTTGAAAAGGGCCAGTCTGGGTCAGGGTGGGGCCATTTCCCCATCCCCCTTTAGGTTTTCTCAGACAGTTAAAACTTACAtcctcttctttgcattgtgTCTGtcttaagttgaccacccaaaagCTTGAAGAAGCCACCACTCTTGAAGAAACCACCAGTTCATGAGTAATAAGAACGATCCTCTTAATTCAACAAGGTACTGCTACACCACACAGCATAACAGCCTAGAGATATTTATTAAAGTAGACAAGTCTGCTTGAAGATTACATCTAGTTCCTTAACAGAGCATGCTCACCGTTTCATGGAAAGTTTTCacaactgctgctgctttttttgcTTTGTCAGAATCTTTGTCCTTTGTTTGGTGCAAAGCCTGGTCATAAAACTGTTTGATGTCTTTGGCAATCtgcaaaggaaggagggggaaagctAGTCACAACAAAGATACCTGTTTGTACTTTAACATTTCAGTTTCAGTATACTCAATTTGGTACTAGAGACTCTTCCAAGCACTCATCTTACAGGTTTGGAACAGGAAGAATGATGCCACTGATAAACAGGGTATGTGAATGTCCCAAACACTTGTCCCTGATGCATGGAAAGAGGCATGACTAGTGAGGCTAGAACAATTTGCTACCAGCCAACTTGCAGTTTAAGTTCCCTGCTTCTGCTGCTTAGTTGCAAGTGAACATCAGGAGGGAGCAATTgacatggaaaaaaaacaacatggtAGAGGTGGCAGGGACCTTGGAAGTCATCTAGTCTCCTCCTCTCAAGTGCAAGCAACTGCTACAACGTCCCTGACCAAGAGACAGCCATCCAGACCCTGCCTGAAAACCTCTAAGGCGAAATGCTCAACAGAAATTCAGTTTAGACAAAACAGAGAGGGTTATGTTGATGATCAAGGCAACAGAAATGCTCATCCTGGATGGAGTCATATCCCCCTAAAAGAGCAGGTTACACGGGACAACATATTTTTACAAAACTTACGTCCCAAGATTAGTAATTTCTTATAGATTTTGAGGTGCTGAACATGAAtatgacaatgaaaatgcaaaagtGGCTACAGTTTGTGAGAGATCCACAAGAGACAGCTCCATAGACATGTGCTGGTATATGTCAACTTCTTCCCACCATCTATGTACACAATGTATTGAAGTTTCTcctaaactagagccaatcgaCAGATTTCGATTGTCCAGAAAATCGTCATTTTCATGTTTGGTACACCAAATTGAGTAAAGATTAGTTATTTTCATTTGCCTATGAAACTGTGTGTTGTCCAGTGTGGTTTAGGACCCCCACGTTacttgttttaatgccaatacaggtgggacctttgTATCCAATGATTTTGTATCTACCGATTTGACTTACctctgataccgaggtccacctttaaatgtcttgtaacaaggggaagaaagcaccaaaatctaatttcctGCCTTAGCGctcttaaataattataatttcattccataagATTCCACTATTCATCTcaactagtggctgaatgcggtatcctgtctataccgatgcattctggggcaacaatagaagcaagaaacctggaaattggtctttaaaactatttttcccctgatttggtatccattgatttttttttaatccgctAGGGGTTCTGATATGGAACCCTAGTGGAtgacaaggcatgacctgtattgtTTACATTCTTAACAGATATATTAATTCTTCTTGTGACCTATTTGAGGACTTAAGTCGAAAAGGAGAATATAAACAAAACACATCCTTCTCACACCAGTTGCTTTCCCCTTAcaatatccccccccccgctcacacACAAAACAATTCTCCTAGTTAGAGTTCTAAGCTGGTATTGGTGATAAACAGATCGCTTTCAGAAGTTTTGATAAGACGAGAGAGGCAGTATTTATGCTATGTGGGTCTCAAGAGATGCATGTCTTTTTAGAGGCATTCAATACAGGAAAAGTGGCAAAGCAGATGGGAAAAGAGAAGCAAAAGACCCAGACTGGGAGAGGCTTAAGGCAGCAAAGGAGCCTGCGGGAGGAAGGTAGAATGTTGTTTCCTTTTTCATCTCTGAGCATGATGATCACCTGGATCTTATACAGGTCATgactctgtatccacaggggttccgtttcCAGAAggaacctccacagataccaaagtctgcagataatcaaatcagaAGATTAGGGCACAAAAAAACCTCTGAATGCAGCCAGAGCTGTGCTttagtcacatccagagggtgttctaagggcctaGAAGGCTgcctggacctcagaatgccttataagggtataaaacgtcacttccggtttcccctgagaaaccagaagtagtgtttttatGCTTATTGAAGatattctgagggttggggaggctgcaggtgacCTCCCTGccgctcagaacaccctccagatgccaccagagcacagctccactgGTGTTTGGAAGGTTCAGGTCAGGACTCAATGTGGATCAGGTAACccacattgagacaaatctgcagatgaaaAACCCACGGATGACAGATTGTGACCTGTATGCTCAGGCTGAAATGTACATGAGTAAGAGAGCAAGTCTTTCCTTGTGAGTTTGTAATGAAAGTTTTAAAGATGGTTGCTGTTTATTGTTTTTACGCAGGatgcaagctgccttgagtgccttcTTGAAAGCTGAGatatgggatataaatatttttaataaagctTCATGAATGCAGCCACTTAAATTTAAAGCAATcctattatagttaatggggctatTACAGAGCAAGTGGCTTGTAGAAcgaaaaataagaaaaatacaTCTGGTCTCTTACATGCCAAAAAAGTGAAAAatctgtatgccaataaaggttattggattggattgaaaaagaaaaattagaaaaaaattgCTTTGAGAATTACAAGTCTGGGTCAGATCTTTGCTACCACATTAAAGGGAATGTGCACCTTCCTTTCCAAACCAATCCAAAATGACTCTTGGGAAGTGAGAAGTTTAAAACCAGCATGTTCGATTTCATTTAAAAGAGTGAGAGTGGGAAGCTTTTTTATTAGGAAATAATTTTCCCAGAGGGAAGTCTGTCAAGCACTGCAAAATGCCCCCATTTCATTTCTTCTGAGCCATCTGGAACTGATTAGTGGATAAAACACTGATAATATAATTTCCTCTTGCTGTGTACAGCATATACAAAGGCTCAGATGACATCAGTGCCAACGAAAGCAAGTGGCCTTTTGATATAGAGAAATGAGGTGGGCGAGTGTATTATTTAAACTATTCCTCATACATCTCAGAATGGGGCTGGGGCTTCATTCCTCTTTGTGTAATCAGACAGTCAAACTTCTCCAAGTGGCAGGATAAGTGAAACTCGGAAATAAATATCAGTATCATTTAgcagaaatcacatttatcatGTTGAGTCTCCCTATAAAGGAGAAGTCAGATTGGGACCCAACAGGGACAGAGCAGAGGCAGACAGAAGGAGGAAGACAAGGATGACATCCAGGAAGAAGCAGGACTGTGTTGACGGTGGGAAAAGAGAAGAGTGTCTTATTGCCTTCAGGAAAAAAACTGAAACCCTCAGAATTGATATTTTTTTCTACTGCTCCCAAGTAACCATTCCTTCCCTTTCAAAATATGTTTGTGATTCACTGGATGAATGCTAGTAACTAATTTTAGAGTTATTGGTGAGTGCCATTTGAGACTACAGTGAGACAAGGTTGTAGAAAAGTGTACATGTATTCCCCAGTAACGTCGAAGGCTCTGTTCCGGGCCCCACTTCCATGGATACGGAAACTggggatatgggggaaccctatataaacaGCAGCTCCCTCCCCATGCGCATTACCTTTGTTTTatgattcaaatccctgctcaacacTAAAGCACACAGGAAAGTCTTGGGAATGTCTCTCTTTATGAAATGAGACATGATAAAAGAGACAAGCATTGCTGCTGCTTCATGTCTCTTTGCTTTCATTTCCCTGGGACACCTAATGCAAACTGTAAGTGATGCAACATTATCGTGATGATGCAACATCTTCCTGCTTCGGTTCACTGGGTGGCAAGACACTCAGTACAATGATGGCGCCGGAGGCTGTTTGCACCAACACATTACACAGACAAGCAAGCAAAGAGACATGGGGAAGAGGCAGTCCCCACTTTTGTGCAGACAAAAAATGAGAACTATGACTTATGCTGGTCATGCCATCATAAATTTGTCAGTCTAAACTGTCAGGCAGTTTTGGATAACAAAATTAACTCCTTACCTGATCCTTGTTAACGAACCCCCAGATTCCAGCAGCCACTTCACAAGCAAACAAGATCACAAGGCATGTGAAAAACTGCAAATAAAGcacagatcataagaacatagcaGCACTGACAAAAAATGGAGAAAGACCTTTGTGCGAGAGCGAGTATATGCATTTGCATGTACCATAtgttactgtgtgtgtgtgggggggggggttcccccaTTATATGTTTCCCCATATTTAAGTCCTCAACCTTTTGAGAAACTAGACAAAAAAGTTGTCCATACTTATGTCCTCTACTGCTGTAGCCCTATATGCATATTTTCTTTCTCCTGTCATTACAGGAAAGTACTGGGGGGTGGCCCAGTACTTTCTCCTCCGAGTTCTCAAAAGggttaattatttaaaaaaatcacctaTGTGTTCGCTCATGGCCTCTGTAGGGCTCAGAATTGTTGCTTTGGCTAAAAGAAGGCAATTCCATTTGGCATTCCGAAATGAAAGTAAAACAGGAATTTCACAAAATGATAGCATATTAGAAGAGGGATGAAAAGAGTTTTGTTGAGGTttgtgaaactttaaaaaaagtgagaCGTGCATTGTAGAAAGGAATGGGCAAGACAGTGTACGTTCAGCCTCAACAGAAGGTTCAAAACGTGTTTAGAAAAAAGGTGGTTCAGGATTAACTTTGCTGTAGAAGTGAATCTTCAGGAgtggcttcaagggagcagaggGCATTACCTAATGGACAGAGTTGGTAAGTTGGTAACTGAATGCTGGGTGGaagagagtggcaacaagatacaggaaCTTGGTGTGCCCCCAGAGGCATCtattacaggaagctgaactagatgagccgctggcctgatcaagcagggctcttcagGATACTACAGAACAGTGGTAGCAAGCCCATCTTGCTATCAAAACTGGAGGAATTTCATTGAAGAGTGAGGGGAGCAATTACTCCAGGTCTGTGGAGCAGTATGGAAAAATACACAGGGATGAGGTGAAAGAACACGAGAAACGGGACCAACACTAGATGGGCTTGTGTGGGATAGGTCAGGATAAAATATAAAAAGTCAATGGCAGATGTCTACTGCCTTCATGTTGTCCATGAGGAATGTTTTCCTGCTTTACACAATTTTGTAAAGTTCTGTTTTAAAATTAAtacatggggaggggagagaaaggcagcCACCAGTTCTCCACACTGTCTCTTGCTTTTTCCTAGAGTTCTGCTCGGGCTTCGTTTGCTTCTGTAAACTTTGACCTCCCTTTGCTGGCACTCACTTCCACGCTGCTTTAAAATTAACTCATTACAATAAATCAGATATTGTTTGCACTAGGAGATTTTTTCCGTTTAAACTAAGCACTTCATGAAGAAGTCGGCAAATACCATATTTCACGTCTGTAACAGGATGTACTGCTGCACCTGCTTGGGACTACATTGTgtcattggtattttaaaatgtacatcATGAGCACTTTTTGATGGTACTCAGTTGACTGCAATCCAATTTTACCATTTTACCATTTCATAGTGTTTCAACTGCCCCACATTTCCATTCAGAGGGAAGGGGGTATGAAATACAAAATTCTAAGTAACTGAACAAGAAAATCCACCTGCCTTTCAGCTTTCTTTGCCAGAACTGTTGCTCATTCTTAGTCTGGACTGAGTCCAAACTAATGATCATTCCCAGATTGTGTCATCACAGCCAAAGGCAATCCCACCCAGAAATATTGAACAAGCTTCATGTCTTCTTCCTGCCCCACCGCCATCCCCCCAATTGAGAAACAAGGTGGCACTAGCTCTAGTAGCTGCAGCACTTGCGTGGAAAATTCCAGAAGTATTTTGCATGAACAGGACATCAGTATTCTATTTTTCTCTTCTACTTTCCAGTTCCTTTTGAAAAACAAAGCCAAGGATGAGCAAAATTGTTGCAGCGCTCCCTGGGAGCACCACCCTTTCCCCTGTCATGAATCATTACAGTAATTATTGCAGAGCAGTTTggaaacagtttggaaactgttAAACATTTTGGTCTCTTACTGTTCCCAGAAGGCACTGAGACTCTTGGATAGCACCATAGCATCCTAGGAACCCCACAAACATCATCACCGCTCCAACAGCAATCAGGATGTAGATTCCTGCAGAGGAAGACAAAAAGGAAGGCATGTGTCTTAATACTGAATATCTGCATAGTGCTTTGGGTccgcaaagcacttcacatgtatttttCTTGATGCTTTCTTGACAACAACCCAATAAGGCAGTATTATTACCTCCATATGGCAGCTGGCGGAGTAGAATGCCCAAGACAACCTAGTGCACAGGTTctctaaactgtgggtcacgacccacatagtgggtcatGATTCAACTTCTGGCGGGTCACAAGAAGCTGGTGGCCACTgtcttgaaaaagggcaaacagacccaagcagtgccattttgaaaaagggcaagcagaccggggggggggcattttagGCTTCCAGACACAGAGTAAATagaaagagcggcttgcacatgtgcagggcaggcagcgtgctgcttttcctttgtgagtgtgctgctgcctggtcccaTTTGAAGGAGAAcgtgcttggagattttcaggtgtGTGATCCCTCATCCTTGGGGGGCGCAGagcccctctgtttggctcccttttaACCTTATGCAGgtgagagggagtgtggagaggcgcCTTGGGATGGAGCCCGTGGGTGGCGGCAGAGACTGCAGCGCCCTCGCCTCTCCTGGCTGAGCCTCTCTTCTCACCTGACTGAGTGTGTTGGTCCCTGCTCCATCAACAGGTGTGCCTGGGTGccccttgcctgctgctgctgctggtggtcctcgcagccccccagcccacccctctcccaccctctgcaaaGCTGACTCCGCTGCCCCCATTGTGGCGCAGACCCCTCCCACATGGCAGGCTTGCCCccgccccctcctccctcttctgaGCATGGAGCCTGGTCCCGTGTGCTTGCATCTTGCCAGCCAGGCAATCATCATGGAGACCCCTCAGTTGTTGCACCTCGCCACCTCTCCCAGCCACGACAAGCAAGCGCTCCCTTCCACTGTCAGTTCCTTTTAACCAAGGACGGAGAGCAGTAGGGCATCCCTATCTTCCTTCTTCAActgtgagggggatgctccatttccttcccccacacttctctgatgcacaccattaaaaaTAGTCAAACAGATGtgatacatctctccaagtgccttggccatctctgagcatatgtctgagaagccacagacagggggttggactagaggaCCTTTTAGGTCATTCCATAATTTTGGTAATCTTCAGGGTTGTATGTCAAATTGGCTGACAGTAAGAACTGAACATATGTTTGAGAAGCTatagacagggggttggactagattacctctTACTTCCCTTCCAgctccatgattttggtgatctttgggtgaaattgactgaaagtaaagtcagagtgtgtggcagagaagcatttggaatttTCAGGATAATTTGTGAAATCGGGTGCGTTACTCATgatgggaggtggtggttgtcctggcagctgaatgatttcaaagcccac
This window contains:
- the CD81 gene encoding CD81 antigen is translated as MGVEGCTKCIKYLLFVFNFVFWLAGGIILGVALWLRHDSQTTRILGATLDDQQAPSTFYVGIYILIAVGAVMMFVGFLGCYGAIQESQCLLGTFFTCLVILFACEVAAGIWGFVNKDQIAKDIKQFYDQALHQTKDKDSDKAKKAAAVVKTFHETLNCCGTTTVGAAVNVFTDNDLCPKRNLNEVLSTDFNCHNKIDELFSGKLYLIGIAAIVVAVIMIFEMILSMVLCCGIRNSSVY